In Cupriavidus taiwanensis, the following are encoded in one genomic region:
- a CDS encoding 5-formyltetrahydrofolate cyclo-ligase — translation MSSIPATSSIPAGDRRALRAQLLAQRAALPARAEADARIAAALSELLAGLAVRCLGFYWPIQQEFDARAAVAQWLAAVPGRHAALPSVSRPGTPLDFHLWTPDTPMATGHYGIPVPDGTDAAMPDALIIPCVGFSPDKFRLGYGGGFYDRTLAALAQRPVAIGIGYDACRIALQAQPHDIAMDWIVTESGAF, via the coding sequence ATGTCTTCCATTCCCGCGACTAGCTCCATCCCTGCCGGCGACCGCCGCGCGCTGCGCGCGCAGCTGCTGGCGCAGCGCGCCGCGCTGCCCGCGCGCGCCGAGGCCGATGCACGCATCGCCGCCGCGCTGTCTGAACTGCTGGCGGGCCTGGCGGTGCGCTGCCTGGGCTTCTACTGGCCGATCCAGCAGGAGTTCGACGCGCGCGCCGCGGTGGCGCAGTGGCTGGCCGCGGTGCCCGGCCGCCATGCCGCGCTGCCCTCGGTCAGCCGCCCCGGCACGCCGCTGGATTTCCACCTGTGGACGCCGGATACGCCCATGGCCACCGGCCATTACGGCATCCCGGTGCCCGACGGCACCGACGCCGCGATGCCGGATGCGCTGATCATTCCCTGTGTCGGTTTCAGCCCGGACAAGTTCCGCCTGGGCTATGGCGGCGGCTTCTACGACCGCACGCTGGCGGCGCTGGCACAGCGGCCGGTGGCCATCGGCATCGGCTACGACGCCTGCCGCATTGCGCTGCAGGCGCAGCCGCACGACATCGCCATGGACTGGATCGTGACGGAGTCGGGGGCGTTCTAG
- the metF gene encoding methylenetetrahydrofolate reductase [NAD(P)H], translating into MQDRYFSFEFFPPKTAEGTEKLRNTRAQLAPLKPKYISVTFGAGGTTQQGTLDAVLEIQREGIEAAPHLSCVGSSRESIRAILQQYRDGGIRHIVALRGDMPSGMGEIGEFRYANELVEFIRAETGDWFNIEVAAYPEYHPQAKSPRHDLDNFVRKVRAGADSAITQYFYNADAYFRFVDDVRALGVEVPIVPGIMPITNYSQLMRFSEMCGAEVPRWVAKRLESFGDDRESIRAFGLDVVTALCERLLAAGVPGLHFYTLNAAGATKAIWQRLKL; encoded by the coding sequence GCAGCTGGCACCGCTCAAGCCCAAGTACATCTCGGTGACGTTCGGCGCCGGCGGCACCACGCAGCAGGGCACGCTCGACGCCGTGCTGGAGATCCAGCGCGAAGGCATCGAGGCCGCGCCGCACCTGTCGTGCGTGGGCTCGTCGCGCGAGAGCATCCGCGCGATCCTGCAGCAGTACCGCGACGGCGGCATCCGCCATATCGTCGCGCTGCGCGGCGACATGCCGTCGGGCATGGGCGAGATCGGTGAATTCCGCTACGCCAACGAGCTGGTCGAGTTCATCCGCGCCGAGACCGGCGACTGGTTCAATATCGAAGTCGCGGCGTACCCGGAGTACCACCCGCAGGCCAAATCGCCGCGCCATGACCTCGACAACTTCGTGCGCAAGGTCAGGGCCGGTGCGGATTCGGCGATCACGCAGTACTTCTACAACGCCGACGCGTACTTCCGCTTCGTCGACGACGTGCGCGCGCTGGGCGTGGAAGTGCCGATCGTGCCGGGCATCATGCCGATCACCAATTACTCGCAGCTGATGCGCTTCTCCGAGATGTGCGGCGCCGAAGTGCCGCGCTGGGTGGCCAAGCGGCTGGAGAGCTTCGGCGACGACCGCGAATCGATCCGTGCCTTCGGGCTGGACGTGGTCACGGCGCTGTGCGAGCGGCTGCTGGCCGCGGGCGTGCCGGGGCTGCATTTCTACACGCTCAACGCGGCCGGCGCGACCAAGGCAATCTGGCAGCGGCTGAAGCTGTAA
- a CDS encoding Mut7-C RNAse domain-containing protein, whose translation MVTATFRFYEELNDFLAPDQRRRDLCCVCARAATVKHMIEALGVPHTEVELILVNGESCGFDRQLCDGDRVSVYPKFERIDVSPLLRVREQPLRVMRFVADAHLGGLAHLLRMTGFDTLYDNHFEDSEIERIAVDEGRIVLTRDRELLKRRGITHGCYVRALKSRQQVREIFARLDLARSARPFSLCLDCNAPLRGLDPASAAGRVPDGVLARHRSFVTCDRCRRVFWEGSHWRCMRALVDELVQGAGPAPG comes from the coding sequence ATGGTCACCGCCACCTTCCGCTTCTACGAGGAACTGAACGACTTCCTCGCGCCGGACCAGCGCCGGCGCGACCTGTGCTGCGTGTGCGCGCGCGCCGCCACGGTCAAGCACATGATCGAGGCGCTGGGCGTGCCGCATACCGAGGTCGAGCTGATCCTGGTCAACGGCGAGTCGTGCGGGTTCGACCGGCAGTTGTGCGATGGCGACCGGGTCTCGGTCTATCCCAAGTTCGAGCGCATCGACGTCTCCCCGCTGCTGCGGGTACGCGAGCAGCCGCTGCGGGTGATGCGCTTTGTCGCCGACGCGCACCTGGGCGGGCTGGCGCACCTGCTGCGCATGACCGGCTTCGACACGCTCTACGACAACCATTTCGAAGACAGCGAGATCGAGCGCATCGCGGTCGACGAGGGCCGCATCGTGCTGACGCGCGACCGCGAGCTGCTCAAGCGCCGCGGCATCACGCACGGCTGCTATGTGCGCGCGCTCAAGTCGCGCCAGCAGGTGCGCGAGATCTTCGCGCGGCTGGACCTGGCGCGCAGCGCGCGGCCGTTTTCGCTGTGCCTGGACTGCAATGCGCCGCTGCGCGGGCTCGATCCCGCCAGTGCCGCCGGGCGCGTGCCGGACGGCGTGCTGGCGCGCCACCGCAGCTTCGTGACCTGCGACCGCTGCCGGCGCGTGTTCTGGGAAGGCTCGCACTGGCGCTGCATGCGCGCGCTGGTCGATGAACTGGTGCAGGGCGCCGGGCCCGCGCCGGGCTAG